One window of the Chryseobacterium camelliae genome contains the following:
- a CDS encoding protein adenylyltransferase SelO, giving the protein MNTDLIQQPFIKKFPGDFSGNPMQRNTPKVLFATISPAGFENPVLIAFNHQLSEEIGLGKFENKDLNFLAATKLPQNIHTYATAYAGHQFGNWAGQLGDGRAILAGEITDSEGRKTELQWKGAGATPYSRHADGRAVLRSSVREYLMSEAMYHLNVPTTRALSLVFTGEDVVRDMMYNGNPQKEKGAVVMRTAESFLRFGHFELLSAQREYTLLQQLADFTIEHYFPEITSAGTDKYKDFFKRISERTADLMVEWLRVGFVHGVMNTDNMSVLGLTIDYGPYSMLDEYDLNFTPNTTDLPGRRYAFGQQGQIAQWNLWQLANALFPLINDEKFLEDALNGYGDYFWATHDRMLCKKFGFDTLMEGDDEFFTNWQGLMHELQLDYTLFFSRLENIGGDSVTATQEAFESVSYTMLNEEKLSKLNHFLRAYQERFSKNTISRTESISMMKSVNPKFILRNYLLYECIEEINQGKTDLLEKLTIALENPYEERYAELCVKRPSGYDDVSGCSMLSCSS; this is encoded by the coding sequence ATGAATACTGATCTGATCCAACAACCCTTTATAAAAAAATTCCCTGGAGATTTTTCAGGGAACCCTATGCAAAGAAATACGCCAAAAGTATTATTTGCGACCATCAGCCCGGCAGGTTTTGAAAACCCGGTACTGATTGCTTTCAATCACCAGCTTTCTGAGGAGATAGGCCTGGGAAAATTTGAAAATAAAGACCTTAATTTTCTGGCAGCGACAAAACTTCCCCAAAACATACATACCTATGCTACAGCATATGCCGGACATCAGTTCGGTAACTGGGCAGGACAGCTGGGAGACGGAAGAGCCATATTGGCCGGAGAAATTACAGATTCGGAAGGCAGGAAAACGGAGCTTCAGTGGAAAGGTGCGGGAGCTACTCCCTATTCACGGCATGCAGACGGAAGAGCGGTTCTCCGGTCTTCGGTACGCGAATACCTGATGAGCGAGGCAATGTATCATCTGAATGTGCCTACAACCAGGGCCTTAAGCCTGGTTTTTACGGGTGAAGATGTGGTGCGTGATATGATGTATAACGGAAATCCACAGAAAGAAAAAGGCGCTGTTGTAATGCGTACAGCAGAGAGTTTTCTTCGGTTCGGGCATTTTGAATTGCTGTCTGCACAGAGAGAGTATACATTGCTGCAACAGCTTGCCGATTTCACCATTGAACATTATTTTCCTGAAATTACTTCTGCAGGGACTGACAAATATAAAGACTTCTTTAAAAGGATCTCCGAACGTACTGCTGACCTTATGGTGGAATGGCTACGGGTAGGCTTTGTCCATGGAGTCATGAATACCGATAATATGTCCGTTCTGGGACTCACCATTGATTATGGACCGTATTCTATGCTGGATGAATATGACCTGAATTTCACCCCCAATACCACCGACCTCCCGGGAAGAAGATATGCTTTCGGACAACAGGGACAGATTGCCCAGTGGAACTTATGGCAACTGGCTAATGCACTATTCCCGCTGATCAATGATGAAAAATTCCTGGAAGACGCCCTGAATGGCTACGGTGATTATTTCTGGGCAACCCATGACCGTATGCTGTGCAAAAAATTCGGTTTTGATACACTGATGGAAGGTGATGATGAATTTTTCACCAACTGGCAGGGACTGATGCACGAACTACAGCTTGACTATACGCTGTTTTTCAGCCGCCTCGAAAATATCGGGGGTGACTCTGTGACAGCAACACAAGAAGCCTTCGAATCTGTTTCTTATACTATGCTGAATGAGGAAAAACTTTCTAAACTCAATCATTTTTTAAGAGCATATCAGGAAAGGTTCTCCAAAAATACCATCTCACGGACAGAATCGATCAGCATGATGAAGTCTGTCAATCCAAAATTTATTTTGAGGAATTATCTTTTATATGAGTGTATTGAGGAAATCAATCAGGGTAAAACAGATCTTCTGGAAAAACTGACCATTGCCCTGGAAAATCCATATGAAGAACGTTATGCTGAACTTTGTGTTAAAAGGCCTTCAGGCTATGATGATGTTTCCGGATGTTCTATGCTTTCGTGTAGTTCGTAA
- a CDS encoding penicillin-binding protein 1A, translating to MEENKQNTGSRGKTFPLPPKKKRDSSWKKWARLIWVGLIAVVLGISGLFFAVSQGFLGEMPDVKELENPDIYVASEIYSADGVLLGKFEKEKTQPIAYKDLPPYLIYALQAKEDERFKEHSGIDLQSVARAVVYGGGRGGGSTITQQLAKLLFTGAASQNKLQRGFQKLKEWVVAVSLEKRYTKEEIVTLYFNKFDFLYNANGIEMASKIYFNKTTSQLTLPEAAMFVAMLENPVKNNPMRNPERAKGRRNVVLEQMLKTGYIDQETYNKAVETPITLDYHPIKNISDDYSAYYKFYLKKEIDQYLKEYEKANGKKLNLYKDGLKIYVTLDSKMQKYAEESIKEHLTDLQKRFDAEQRGRKTRPFYYINSKQINDIMVQAMKRTGRYKQLKAAGVSEDSILMEFHKPIKTSRFTWNGEEEVEMSPWDSIRYHKQIAQAGLMSMVPATGEIKAWVGGIDWQHFQYDHIKQGKRQVGSTFKPFVYATAIMKLGMTPCSVVSNASFNKGTYHVPGRGGMLTLKDALAHSQNPVALRLAEMAGTQSVIQTARDLGVTEDISTSLPMALGSSDITIYEMLGAYSTFANYGNYNKPEMIWRIEDANGRIIKEVNVEPKEVMNPLYAYTMIELMKGVAQYGTASGELGRKGISKSIEIAGKTGTTQNNSDGWFMGIVPRLATGTWVGWEDRATHFLGTGEGQGARMALPIWAIYMKKVWADKSLKVSPEDKFVKPSEWKDGCSDLKGLRSGYGDEGGLQTLDEIRNPKPAEPSRPSSDKKEENVNENLNKGEDVDFNK from the coding sequence TTCCCGCTTCCTCCCAAAAAGAAAAGGGACAGCTCCTGGAAAAAATGGGCAAGACTGATCTGGGTCGGCCTTATTGCAGTAGTCTTAGGGATTTCAGGGCTTTTTTTCGCAGTTTCGCAGGGTTTCCTTGGCGAAATGCCTGATGTAAAAGAACTTGAAAACCCGGATATTTATGTAGCCTCTGAGATTTACTCCGCAGATGGTGTGCTTCTGGGTAAATTTGAGAAAGAAAAGACGCAGCCTATTGCGTATAAAGACCTCCCCCCCTATCTTATATATGCCCTTCAGGCTAAAGAGGATGAGCGGTTTAAAGAACATTCCGGGATCGACCTTCAGTCCGTGGCCAGAGCTGTGGTGTACGGAGGAGGAAGAGGCGGAGGTTCTACCATTACCCAACAGTTAGCCAAATTGCTCTTTACCGGCGCAGCATCTCAGAATAAGCTGCAGAGAGGTTTTCAGAAGCTTAAAGAATGGGTGGTTGCGGTAAGCCTCGAGAAACGATATACAAAAGAGGAAATTGTTACCTTATATTTCAACAAGTTTGATTTCCTGTATAATGCCAACGGTATCGAAATGGCATCGAAGATCTATTTCAATAAGACGACCAGCCAACTGACCTTACCAGAAGCAGCCATGTTTGTTGCCATGCTGGAAAACCCGGTAAAAAACAATCCGATGAGGAATCCGGAAAGAGCCAAGGGAAGACGGAATGTTGTACTGGAGCAGATGCTGAAAACGGGATATATCGATCAGGAAACGTATAACAAAGCAGTGGAAACTCCGATTACGCTGGATTACCATCCGATCAAAAATATCAGCGATGACTACTCTGCATATTATAAGTTTTATCTTAAAAAAGAAATCGATCAGTACCTTAAAGAATACGAAAAAGCAAACGGAAAGAAACTCAATCTTTATAAAGACGGGCTTAAAATCTATGTAACCCTTGATTCAAAAATGCAGAAATATGCGGAAGAATCGATCAAGGAGCATTTAACAGATCTTCAGAAAAGGTTTGATGCGGAACAGAGGGGCAGGAAAACCCGGCCGTTCTATTATATCAACAGCAAGCAGATCAATGACATCATGGTTCAGGCCATGAAGAGGACCGGGCGTTACAAGCAGCTGAAAGCTGCCGGAGTGTCAGAAGATTCCATCCTGATGGAATTCCATAAGCCTATCAAAACGTCACGCTTCACCTGGAACGGTGAAGAAGAGGTAGAAATGTCTCCTTGGGATTCTATCCGTTATCATAAACAGATTGCGCAGGCAGGACTGATGTCTATGGTTCCTGCAACGGGTGAGATCAAGGCCTGGGTAGGCGGTATCGACTGGCAGCATTTCCAGTATGACCATATCAAGCAGGGTAAAAGACAGGTAGGTTCAACCTTCAAGCCTTTCGTGTATGCCACAGCCATTATGAAACTGGGGATGACGCCTTGTTCGGTGGTTTCCAATGCAAGCTTCAACAAAGGGACCTATCACGTTCCGGGACGAGGAGGCATGCTTACACTTAAAGATGCACTCGCCCACTCCCAGAACCCTGTCGCACTGAGACTGGCTGAAATGGCCGGAACGCAGAGTGTGATCCAGACAGCAAGAGACCTTGGGGTTACAGAAGATATTTCCACAAGCTTACCGATGGCATTAGGTTCTTCAGACATTACCATTTATGAAATGCTCGGAGCCTACAGTACATTTGCCAATTACGGAAATTATAATAAACCTGAAATGATCTGGAGGATTGAAGATGCCAACGGAAGGATCATTAAAGAAGTAAATGTGGAACCAAAAGAAGTGATGAACCCGCTCTATGCCTATACCATGATCGAATTGATGAAAGGAGTGGCACAGTACGGTACAGCTTCCGGCGAATTAGGCAGAAAAGGGATCTCGAAAAGCATCGAGATTGCTGGTAAAACGGGAACTACCCAGAACAACTCAGACGGTTGGTTCATGGGTATAGTACCAAGGCTCGCTACCGGAACCTGGGTAGGCTGGGAAGACCGTGCCACCCACTTCCTCGGAACGGGAGAAGGGCAGGGAGCCAGAATGGCTTTACCAATCTGGGCCATCTACATGAAAAAGGTATGGGCAGACAAAAGCCTGAAGGTTTCGCCGGAAGATAAATTTGTCAAACCATCGGAATGGAAAGACGGATGTTCTGACCTGAAAGGCCTGCGTTCAGGATATGGTGATGAAGGCGGACTTCAGACCCTGGATGAGATCAGAAATCCGAAGCCGGCCGAACCGTCAAGACCTTCCTCAGATAAAAAAGAGGAAAATGTGAATGAAAACCTTAATAAAGGAGAAGACGTAGATTTTAACAAATAA